The sequence ATCTCCTTCGTCGATTGTGTCGACCATTCTTGCTTCACAGTCTTCCATTCCCACGGCTTCTGCGCCGTCCACTGCGTCACCGCCTAAGGCGTCGGAGACATCTTTTTTGTCGATCCCGGATCGACCTGTGAATGTGTGTGCTTTGCCTGGTGCGGTGTGCCCTGTGCGTGTGCCTGTGCTTCGGTGCCCTTCCGATGTGCATCCGCCGGCCGTGCCTGTGGCTGTGCGGGCGCCCGTGCTTCGGTCCAGTTCGCCGATGCGTCCACCAGCCAGGCCTGCCCCACCTGTACCTCAACAGTCATCGTGTGGAACACTTTCTTCGCCAAGGGGGGAGGACTTACCAGTAGGTGTAGCTGGCACAAATACACCAAGTGCTGATGCCGCGAAGTCAAACGCTCATTTCGAGCCGTCACAGTCTTCTACTGTTCTTGATGCGTCGCATCAGAGCACAACCGACCAAGGTGCACAGTCACCTAGTTCTTCACAAAGGCGCCGCTCTAAGCGGAAGCGGCAGAAGCCGCGACGTTATGAGGACTATGTTCAATAGTCATAACAAGTTCTTTTCTTATACAATTGCTCATTACGTGCAGTGGACTTACTCTGTGTGCATTTTGATGCATTGTTTCTCTGTGCAGTGTTGTGCAGTGTTCTGTGCAGTATTTCGTAAATAATAACGGAACTGAATTGTCTTAAGCATTTTTCAAATGTGTATGTTGTGAATTTCCGTGTGCTTTCAGTTTTTCATGCTTTCTTCACTTTTCAGTTTTTCACTTTTCTTACGAGGAGGGGATGGTGTTGTGTtggtgtttcggtttcgaaaatgccttgtaaagatgccagggggcgccgctctggtgtcgttattctacCGGCGCACCTGTAAATAAAGtgagtgtgtgagcagtactcgaGAGCGGACGTacttcttttcttcggcgcttcgcgccaacccgcgtgttcggggctggacggcgtccccgccggccgcgttcgtcaagcCGGTCGTCTTCGCCTGCTTCCTTCGTCGGGACCACCAGCCACCGATACAGCAAAGTGCTCCCGGTAAAAGAGCTTTTCGATGGAAGCCGGCGATTGGTTCTCGGGTGCGGGCAAAGGAGGCCGCAGTTGGCTCTTGGGAACCGCTGGAGGGACACCAAATGTGTGTAACCATACGGAATAAGATGACGAAGATGAGTCTCCCGACGGCAAGTAGTATTGGTATGTTTCTATCGTTCGCAAAAGGTCAGCCTCCTGAATGGGCGTGAAATCCCAAAAGATGTTGACACCCAATGTGTCAGGCATACCGCTCAGTCCATCGACTCCATTGGGCCCGTTCATGCTGTCGATGCTCCGATTCACGCCCCGCTCTCTGTCACTCTGTCATAAGGATTTTTCTTGCTGCCCTCGATTTGGATGCGGCAGCGTCCTGCCGAGCCCAGCCTTCGCCACGCGCTACGCACCACACCAGcaattcttttgtttgtttgtttgtagcctatgcatattggcacatacccactcagtgggattggccaagaagacgtaTTGTGGCTCATTAATGATAATTATATGAATCTTTACCTCCCTCTCATTGAAGTATAAAAGAAATAACtaagataaagggcaataaagtgagagaggaaaaaaaaggagcggGAAAAGTTCTTTCACAATAACGGAAATCTGAAATTTtgatccgaccagacagctgagtttaccagACCCAATCAAATtcgactgtatgtcgtgctttGACACACATTTTATAAATATTGCACGAGTCTGTTTTCTAGTATCCTTTAAAGTAGGCATTATGTTAGAATACGTTTATTGGCAAGAATGAAATTACAAACAGCATTAAAAACCTCTCTGTGGCATTGTCCCAAAGctgaggcaccgaaatttagaacattttctgcagttaaattTAAACCAATCTTCGAAAACGGAATAATCAaaagtcttttcctaattattgaatagttgcgacATGATATAAAGTAATGTTCAATAGTTTCGGTTTCGTCGCAGAATGTACAAAGGGGTGATATCgcaagaccagctctgtgtaaatataagtttaatgggaggacacggcatcgaaatttggtAATAATCACTTCAACCTTTCTAGATTGACTCCACTGagttttccatggaaatttaaggtgctgatagtgttcttgtcttctttttctcctccacGGCGTCTCTCTGGCAGCCATTCACACAGGAATTTTTCCCAAAGAGTAATTTAACTCTGTTTGCCTTAAAGAAACACACATTTAGACATAAAAGAAACTGTTCCACTGGGCAATGACCGCCTGCATCGCAGCATTTTTTCGCTACCTA is a genomic window of Rhipicephalus sanguineus isolate Rsan-2018 unplaced genomic scaffold, BIME_Rsan_1.4 Seq581, whole genome shotgun sequence containing:
- the LOC119377844 gene encoding merozoite surface protein CMZ-8-like, with the protein product MPATLSSAPTPSPSSIVSTILASQSSIPTASAPSTASPPKASETSFLSIPDRPVNVCALPGAVCPVRVPVLRCPSDVHPPAVPVAVRAPVLRSSSPMRPPARPAPPRKKEGKKGRRKEGKKEGKKKRKKERRKEGRKERIKERKK